One window of the Enterobacter huaxiensis genome contains the following:
- a CDS encoding TIGR01212 family radical SAM protein (This family includes YhcC from E. coli K-12, an uncharacterized radical SAM protein.) — protein sequence MQLQKLVNMFGGDLLQRYGQKVHKLTLHGGFSCPNRDGTIGRGGCTFCNVASFADEAQQHNSIAEQLAHQASLVNRAKQYLAYFQAYTSTWAEVQVLRSMYQQAVSQANIVGLCVGTRPDCVPEAVLDLLSEYKEQGYEIWLELGLQTAHDKTLHRINRGHDFACYQRTTRLARERGLKVCSHLIVGLPGEGQQHGLETLERVVETGVDGIKLHPLHIVKGSIMAKAWEAGRLSGIELDEYTVTAGEMIRHTPPEIVYHRISASARRPTLLAPLWCENRWTGMVEIDRYLQENGVQGSALGRPWIPRLPATAA from the coding sequence ATGCAGTTACAGAAATTAGTCAATATGTTTGGTGGGGATCTTTTGCAGCGCTATGGGCAAAAGGTTCATAAGCTGACGCTGCACGGCGGGTTTAGCTGCCCGAATCGCGACGGCACCATCGGGCGCGGCGGCTGCACCTTCTGTAACGTGGCCTCCTTTGCCGACGAAGCGCAGCAGCATAACTCCATTGCGGAACAGCTCGCCCATCAGGCCAGCCTGGTGAACCGCGCGAAGCAGTATCTGGCCTATTTCCAGGCCTACACCAGCACGTGGGCAGAGGTGCAGGTGCTGCGCTCCATGTACCAGCAGGCGGTCAGCCAGGCCAATATTGTCGGGCTGTGCGTGGGCACGCGCCCGGACTGCGTGCCGGAAGCGGTGCTGGATTTGCTCAGCGAGTACAAAGAGCAGGGATATGAGATCTGGCTGGAGTTAGGTTTACAGACCGCGCACGACAAAACGCTGCACCGTATTAACCGTGGGCATGATTTTGCCTGTTACCAGCGCACGACGCGCCTGGCCCGCGAGCGCGGGCTAAAAGTCTGCTCGCACCTGATTGTCGGTTTGCCTGGCGAAGGTCAGCAGCACGGGCTGGAAACGCTGGAAAGGGTCGTTGAGACGGGCGTGGACGGCATCAAGCTGCATCCGCTGCACATCGTGAAGGGCAGCATTATGGCCAAAGCCTGGGAAGCGGGGCGGTTAAGCGGCATCGAGCTCGACGAGTACACCGTCACGGCGGGAGAGATGATCCGCCACACGCCGCCGGAAATTGTCTACCACCGTATTTCGGCCAGCGCCCGCCGCCCAACGCTTCTGGCACCGCTGTGGTGCGAGAACCGCTGGACGGGGATGGTGGAAATCGACCGCTATCTGCAGGAGAACGGCGTGCAGGGTTCGGCGCTGGGCCGCCCGTGGATCCCGCGTCTACCGGCGACGGCCGCCTAA
- a CDS encoding helicase HerA-like C-terminal domain-containing protein gives MSTPLLIARTLEKELFLLPAMANRHGLITGATGTGKTVTLQKLAESLSEIGVPVFMADVKGDLTGVAQEGTASEKLLDRLKNIGITDWTPHNNPVVVWDIFGEKGHPVRATVSDLGPLLLARLLNLNDVQSGVLNIIFRIADDQGLLLLDFKDLRAITQYIGDNAKSFQNQYGNISSASVGAIQRGLLTLEQQGAEHFFGEPMLDIKDWMRTDSSGKGIINILSSEKLYQMPKLYAASLLWMLSELYEQLPEAGDLEKPKLVFFFDEAHLLFNDAPQVLLDKIEQVIRLIRSKGVGVWFVSQNPSDIPDNVLGQLGNRVQHALRAFTPKDQKAVKAAAQTMRANPAFDTEAAIQALGTGEALISFLDVKGSPSIVERAMVIAPCSRMGPVTDDERNGLINHSPVYGKYEEEVDRESAFEKLQKGVQATTESQDAPAAKGQSVAVDDGILGGLKDILFGTTGPRGGKRDGVVQTMAKSAARQVTNQIVRGMLGSLLGGRRR, from the coding sequence ATGAGTACACCATTGTTGATTGCCAGGACGCTGGAAAAAGAGCTTTTTTTACTGCCCGCGATGGCGAACCGCCACGGACTGATCACCGGCGCGACCGGGACGGGGAAAACCGTCACGCTGCAAAAGCTGGCTGAGTCGCTTTCTGAGATTGGCGTGCCGGTATTTATGGCCGATGTGAAAGGCGATTTAACCGGAGTAGCGCAGGAAGGCACGGCCTCTGAAAAACTGCTCGATCGGCTGAAGAATATTGGCATCACGGACTGGACGCCGCATAACAATCCGGTGGTAGTGTGGGATATCTTTGGTGAGAAAGGCCACCCGGTACGCGCGACCGTCTCCGATCTGGGGCCTCTGCTGCTGGCCCGGCTCCTCAACCTCAACGACGTACAGTCCGGCGTGCTGAATATCATCTTCCGTATTGCCGACGACCAGGGACTGCTGCTGCTTGATTTCAAAGATCTGCGCGCCATTACCCAGTACATCGGTGATAACGCCAAATCCTTCCAGAACCAGTACGGCAATATCAGCAGCGCCTCGGTGGGGGCCATTCAGCGTGGGCTGCTCACGCTTGAGCAGCAGGGTGCCGAGCACTTCTTCGGCGAGCCGATGCTGGATATCAAAGACTGGATGCGCACCGACAGCAGCGGCAAAGGCATTATCAACATCCTGAGCTCAGAGAAGCTTTATCAAATGCCGAAGCTCTATGCCGCCAGCCTGCTGTGGATGCTCTCTGAACTTTACGAACAGCTGCCCGAAGCGGGTGACCTGGAAAAACCCAAACTGGTGTTCTTCTTTGACGAAGCGCACCTGCTGTTTAACGACGCGCCGCAGGTGTTGCTGGATAAGATAGAACAGGTTATTCGCCTGATCCGCTCCAAAGGCGTTGGCGTCTGGTTTGTGTCGCAAAACCCGTCGGATATCCCGGATAACGTGCTCGGCCAGCTCGGTAACCGCGTGCAGCACGCCCTGCGCGCCTTTACGCCGAAAGATCAGAAGGCCGTTAAGGCCGCTGCGCAAACCATGCGCGCCAACCCGGCCTTTGATACCGAAGCCGCTATTCAGGCGCTGGGGACTGGTGAAGCGCTCATCTCCTTCCTGGACGTCAAGGGCAGCCCCTCCATCGTGGAGCGCGCCATGGTGATCGCCCCCTGCTCGCGCATGGGGCCCGTTACCGACGATGAACGTAACGGCCTGATTAACCACTCGCCGGTTTACGGGAAGTATGAAGAGGAAGTAGATCGGGAATCTGCGTTTGAGAAGCTGCAAAAAGGCGTACAGGCGACCACCGAATCGCAGGATGCACCTGCCGCTAAGGGGCAGTCTGTCGCCGTGGACGACGGTATTCTCGGCGGTTTAAAAGACATCCTGTTCGGCACCACCGGCCCTCGCGGCGGCAAGCGCGACGGCGTGGTGCAAACTATGGCGAAGAGCGCGGCGCGGCAGGTCACGAATCAGATTGTACGCGGCATGCTGGGAAGTCTGTTAGGCGGCCGTCGCCGGTAG
- a CDS encoding glycerone kinase, whose protein sequence is MSRFFFNDRKQLVNDAIEGILISAPHANLVKLDIDPAIRVVARSDWDKSRVAVISGGGSGHEPAHAGFVGKGMLTAAVCGDLFASPSVDAVLNAIVAVTGDRGCLLIVKNYTGDRLNFGLAAEKAKRYGLKVEMVIVADDIALPDNKQPRGIAGTALVHKIAGYAAEQGKSLSEVRDIAQQACDNLWSLGVAMQTCNLPGSDDEEGRIKQGHVELGLGIHGEPGASVVDTQNSKDIIDTLVTPLKAQAGEGRFAVLINNLGGVSALEMALLTKELAHSALKKDIGYLIGPAPLVSALDMKGFSLTLLKLNDFFEKAIHAEVETLGWQKPVPFASLRTVAHSAIHDRVEYSPSENPQVKEYVSSVTKTLIQLENRLNALDAKVGDGDTGSTFAQGARDIAQRLEEHKLPLDNVSTLLLLVGERLATVMGGSSGVLMSIFFTAAGQKLHEDRSLPEALLSGLAQMKQYGGADLGDRTLIDALQPALEALQKGDIEAAAKAAQQGAEATAKMEKAGAGRSSYVNKENLDGVMDPGAVAVAEVFSALVR, encoded by the coding sequence ATGTCCAGATTCTTCTTTAACGATCGCAAACAACTGGTCAACGATGCTATTGAAGGCATTCTGATTTCTGCCCCGCACGCTAATCTCGTCAAACTCGATATCGATCCCGCCATCCGCGTCGTTGCGCGTAGCGACTGGGATAAAAGCCGCGTGGCGGTAATCTCCGGTGGCGGTTCCGGTCACGAGCCGGCGCACGCCGGGTTTGTCGGCAAAGGAATGCTTACGGCGGCGGTATGCGGCGACCTGTTTGCCTCGCCGAGCGTGGATGCGGTGCTGAATGCCATTGTGGCGGTGACGGGCGATCGCGGCTGTCTGCTGATTGTTAAAAACTATACCGGCGACCGCCTGAACTTCGGCCTGGCGGCTGAAAAGGCTAAACGTTACGGGCTGAAGGTCGAGATGGTGATTGTCGCAGACGACATCGCGCTGCCGGATAACAAACAGCCGCGCGGTATTGCCGGTACGGCGCTAGTGCATAAGATTGCAGGCTACGCGGCAGAGCAGGGCAAATCATTAAGCGAAGTGCGGGACATTGCGCAACAGGCCTGCGATAACCTCTGGAGCCTGGGCGTTGCGATGCAAACCTGCAACCTGCCGGGCAGCGATGATGAAGAGGGGCGCATCAAGCAAGGCCACGTGGAGCTGGGGTTGGGTATTCACGGCGAGCCGGGGGCCTCCGTCGTGGATACACAAAACAGCAAAGACATTATCGACACGCTGGTCACGCCGCTTAAGGCGCAGGCCGGTGAGGGGCGCTTTGCGGTACTGATTAACAACCTCGGCGGCGTTTCTGCGCTCGAAATGGCGCTCCTGACCAAAGAGCTGGCGCATTCGGCGCTGAAAAAGGACATTGGGTATTTGATTGGCCCGGCGCCTCTGGTGAGCGCGCTGGATATGAAAGGCTTTTCTCTGACGCTGCTGAAGCTCAACGATTTCTTCGAAAAGGCCATTCACGCCGAGGTCGAGACGCTGGGATGGCAGAAGCCCGTGCCGTTTGCATCTTTGCGTACCGTTGCGCATAGCGCTATTCACGATCGCGTGGAATATAGCCCGTCGGAAAACCCGCAGGTGAAGGAGTACGTCTCTTCGGTAACTAAGACGCTCATCCAGCTGGAAAATCGCCTTAACGCGCTGGATGCCAAAGTCGGAGACGGGGATACGGGATCCACCTTTGCGCAAGGCGCGCGGGATATTGCGCAGCGTCTGGAGGAGCATAAGCTCCCGCTTGATAACGTGTCGACGCTGCTGTTGCTGGTGGGCGAGCGTCTGGCCACGGTGATGGGCGGATCGAGCGGCGTGCTGATGTCGATCTTCTTTACCGCCGCCGGGCAAAAGCTTCACGAGGATCGGTCTCTGCCGGAGGCGTTGCTGAGCGGGCTGGCGCAGATGAAACAGTACGGTGGGGCCGATCTCGGCGATCGCACGCTGATCGATGCGCTGCAGCCGGCGCTGGAGGCGTTGCAGAAAGGCGATATCGAAGCAGCGGCGAAGGCCGCACAGCAGGGGGCAGAGGCAACGGCGAAAATGGAGAAAGCCGGCGCGGGGCGCTCGTCGTATGTGAATAAAGAGAATCTGGACGGGGTGATGGACCCGGGGGCGGTCGCGGTGGCAGAGGTGTTTTCTGCACTGGTGCGGTAG
- the ahr gene encoding NADPH-dependent aldehyde reductase Ahr: protein MSKIKSYAAPQAGAELELYEYDAGELKAEDVEVQVDYCGICHSDLSMIDNEWGFSSYPLVAGHEVIGRVVALGSAAQDKGLKVGQRVGIGWTARSCGHCDACISGNQINCLEGATPTILNKGGFADKLRADWQWVIPLPDSIDIESAGPLLCGGITVFKPLLMHHVTATSRVGVIGIGGLGHIAIKLLHAMGCEVTAFSSNPAKEKEVLAMGADKVVNSRDPDALKALAGQFDLIINTVNVDLDWQPYFEALAHGGNFHTVGAVLKPLPVPAFTLIGGDRSVSGSATGTPFELRKLMKFAGRTKVAPTTELYPMSKINEAIQHVRDGKARYRVVLKADF from the coding sequence ATGTCGAAGATAAAAAGCTACGCCGCACCGCAGGCGGGTGCAGAACTTGAGCTGTACGAATACGATGCGGGCGAACTAAAAGCAGAAGACGTCGAAGTACAGGTTGATTACTGCGGGATCTGCCACTCGGATCTCTCGATGATCGACAACGAATGGGGCTTCTCCAGCTATCCGCTGGTTGCCGGACACGAAGTCATTGGACGCGTCGTAGCGCTCGGTAGCGCCGCGCAGGACAAAGGGCTGAAAGTGGGCCAGCGCGTGGGCATTGGCTGGACGGCACGCAGCTGTGGCCACTGTGACGCCTGTATCAGCGGCAACCAGATCAACTGCCTTGAAGGCGCAACGCCAACTATCCTGAACAAGGGCGGTTTCGCCGACAAGCTGCGCGCCGACTGGCAATGGGTCATCCCGCTGCCGGACAGCATTGATATCGAATCCGCAGGGCCGCTGCTGTGCGGGGGCATCACCGTCTTTAAACCGCTGCTGATGCACCATGTCACCGCCACCAGCCGCGTAGGCGTCATTGGTATTGGCGGCCTGGGCCATATCGCCATCAAGCTGCTGCACGCGATGGGCTGCGAAGTGACGGCGTTCAGCTCCAATCCGGCTAAAGAGAAAGAAGTGCTGGCGATGGGTGCGGATAAGGTGGTGAACAGCCGCGATCCGGACGCGCTGAAAGCGCTGGCGGGTCAGTTTGATCTGATCATCAATACCGTAAACGTCGACCTCGACTGGCAGCCGTACTTTGAAGCGCTGGCCCACGGCGGTAACTTCCACACCGTTGGCGCAGTGCTGAAGCCGCTGCCGGTCCCGGCGTTTACCCTGATCGGCGGCGACCGCAGCGTGTCAGGCTCCGCGACCGGTACGCCGTTTGAGTTGCGCAAGCTGATGAAGTTTGCCGGGCGCACCAAAGTGGCACCGACCACCGAGCTGTATCCGATGTCGAAAATCAACGAAGCGATCCAGCACGTGCGTGACGGCAAAGCCCGCTACCGCGTGGTGTTGAAAGCGGATTTTTGA
- a CDS encoding GNAT family N-acetyltransferase, with product MSVITPVATTMRRITEQDNPAIAAVIRTVSAEYGLTADKGYTVADPNLDELFHLYSQPGHAYWVIEQNGKVVGGGGVAPLSCSEPDICELQKMYFLPSVRGQGLAKKLALVALEHARNQGFKRCYLETTAFLKEAIALYEHLGFEHIDAPLGCTGHVDCEVRMLKSL from the coding sequence ATGAGCGTGATTACACCCGTCGCGACGACGATGCGTCGGATCACTGAGCAGGACAACCCGGCTATCGCCGCCGTGATCCGCACCGTTTCTGCCGAATATGGCCTGACCGCCGATAAAGGCTATACCGTGGCCGATCCTAATCTCGATGAGCTTTTCCATCTGTACAGCCAGCCGGGCCATGCCTACTGGGTTATCGAGCAGAATGGCAAGGTCGTGGGCGGCGGTGGCGTGGCGCCACTTAGCTGCAGCGAGCCAGATATTTGCGAGCTGCAGAAAATGTATTTCCTGCCGTCGGTTCGCGGACAGGGTCTGGCGAAAAAGCTGGCGCTGGTCGCCCTGGAACACGCGCGCAACCAGGGTTTCAAACGCTGTTACCTCGAAACCACCGCCTTCCTCAAAGAGGCCATCGCCCTGTATGAACATCTTGGCTTTGAGCATATCGATGCGCCGCTGGGCTGTACCGGCCACGTTGATTGCGAAGTCAGGATGCTGAAAAGTCTGTAA
- a CDS encoding valine--tRNA ligase: MEKTYNPRDIEQPLYEHWEQQGYFKPNGDESKESFCIMIPPPNVTGSLHMGHAFQQTIMDTMIRYQRMQGKNTLWQAGTDHAGIATQMVVERKIAAEEGKTRHDYGRDAFIDKIWQWKAESGGTITRQMRRLGNSVDWERERFTMDEGLSNAVKEVFVRLYKEDLIYRGKRLVNWDPKLRTAISDLEVENRESKGSMWHIRYPLADGAKTADGKDYLVVATTRPETLLGDTGVAVNPEDPRYKDLIGKFVVLPLVNRRIPIVGDEHADMEKGTGCVKITPAHDFNDYEVGRRHALPMINILTFDGDIRESAEVYDTKGEESDVYSSDIPAEFQKLERFAARKAIVAAVDALGLLEEVKPHDLTVPYGDRGGVVIEPMLTDQWYVRADVLAKPAVEAVENGSIQFVPKQYENMYFSWMRDIQDWCISRQLWWGHRIPAWYDNEGNVYVGRTEDEVRQENNLSADVALRQDEDVLDTWFSSALWTFSTLGWPENTDALRQFHPTSVMVSGFDIIFFWIARMIMMTMHFIKDEDGKPQVPFHTVYMTGLIRDDEGQKMSKSKGNVIDPLDMVDGISLEDLLEKRTGNMMQPQLAEKIRKRTEKQFPNGIESHGTDALRFTLAALASTGRDINWDMKRLEGYRNFCNKLWNASRFVLMNTEDQDCGFNGGEMSLSLADRWILAEFNQTVKAFREALDSYRFDIAAGILYEFTWNQFCDWYLELAKPVMNGGTEAELRGTRNTLITVLEGLLRLAHPVIPFITETIWQRVKVIAGISADTIMLQPFPEFDAAKVDEAASADTEWLKQAIVAVRNIRAEMNIAPGKPLELLLRGCSEAAVRRVSENNTFLKTMARLESITVLPADDKGPVSVTKIIDGAELLIPMAGLIDKDAELARLAKEVAKVDVEIGKIESKLANEGFVARAPEAVIAKERERLVAFADAKTKLIEQQAVIAAL, encoded by the coding sequence ATGGAAAAGACATATAACCCACGCGATATCGAACAGCCGCTTTACGAGCACTGGGAACAGCAGGGCTATTTCAAGCCTAACGGCGATGAAAGCAAAGAGTCCTTCTGCATCATGATCCCGCCGCCGAACGTCACCGGCAGTTTGCATATGGGTCATGCTTTCCAGCAAACCATCATGGATACCATGATCCGCTACCAGCGCATGCAGGGTAAAAACACCCTGTGGCAGGCGGGGACTGACCACGCGGGTATCGCGACCCAGATGGTGGTTGAGCGTAAAATTGCCGCAGAAGAAGGTAAAACCCGCCACGACTACGGTCGCGACGCGTTCATCGACAAAATCTGGCAGTGGAAAGCGGAATCCGGCGGCACCATTACCCGTCAGATGCGCCGCCTCGGCAACTCCGTGGACTGGGAGCGCGAGCGCTTCACCATGGATGAAGGCCTGTCCAATGCCGTGAAAGAAGTCTTCGTGCGCCTGTATAAAGAAGACCTGATTTACCGCGGCAAGCGCCTGGTAAACTGGGATCCAAAGCTGCGCACCGCCATCTCTGACCTGGAAGTGGAAAACCGCGAGTCTAAAGGCTCCATGTGGCACATCCGCTATCCGCTGGCCGACGGCGCGAAAACCGCAGACGGTAAAGACTACCTGGTGGTGGCAACGACCCGTCCGGAAACCCTGCTGGGCGATACCGGCGTGGCCGTTAACCCGGAAGATCCGCGTTATAAAGATCTGATCGGCAAATTCGTGGTGCTGCCGCTGGTGAACCGCCGTATTCCGATTGTGGGCGACGAACACGCCGACATGGAAAAAGGCACTGGCTGCGTAAAAATCACCCCTGCGCACGACTTTAACGACTATGAAGTCGGTCGTCGTCACGCCCTGCCGATGATCAACATTCTGACCTTTGACGGTGATATCCGCGAAAGCGCAGAAGTGTACGACACCAAAGGCGAAGAGTCTGACGTTTACTCAAGCGACATTCCGGCTGAGTTCCAGAAGCTGGAGCGTTTTGCCGCGCGTAAAGCCATCGTTGCTGCCGTAGATGCACTCGGCCTGCTGGAAGAGGTCAAGCCTCACGATCTGACCGTGCCGTACGGCGACCGCGGTGGCGTAGTTATCGAGCCAATGCTGACCGACCAGTGGTACGTGCGTGCCGACGTGCTGGCAAAACCGGCGGTTGAAGCCGTTGAAAACGGCAGCATCCAGTTTGTGCCGAAGCAGTACGAAAACATGTACTTCTCCTGGATGCGTGATATTCAGGACTGGTGTATTTCCCGTCAGCTGTGGTGGGGTCACCGTATCCCGGCGTGGTACGACAACGAAGGAAACGTCTACGTTGGCCGCACCGAAGACGAAGTGCGTCAGGAAAATAACCTGAGCGCGGACGTTGCGCTGCGTCAGGACGAAGACGTGCTGGATACCTGGTTCTCCTCCGCGCTGTGGACCTTCTCCACCCTCGGCTGGCCAGAAAACACCGACGCGCTGCGTCAGTTCCACCCAACCAGCGTGATGGTTTCCGGCTTCGACATCATCTTCTTCTGGATTGCCCGCATGATCATGATGACCATGCACTTCATCAAAGATGAAGACGGCAAGCCGCAGGTTCCGTTCCATACCGTCTACATGACCGGCCTGATCCGCGACGACGAAGGCCAGAAGATGTCCAAGTCCAAGGGTAACGTTATTGACCCGCTGGACATGGTGGACGGTATCTCTCTGGAAGACCTTCTGGAAAAACGTACCGGCAACATGATGCAGCCGCAGCTGGCTGAGAAAATCCGTAAGCGTACCGAGAAGCAGTTCCCGAACGGAATTGAGTCTCACGGTACCGACGCCCTGCGTTTCACCCTGGCGGCGCTGGCCTCTACCGGCCGTGACATCAACTGGGACATGAAGCGTCTGGAAGGTTACCGTAACTTCTGTAACAAGCTGTGGAACGCCAGCCGCTTCGTGCTGATGAACACCGAAGATCAGGATTGCGGCTTCAACGGCGGCGAAATGTCCCTGTCTCTGGCGGACCGCTGGATCCTGGCAGAATTCAACCAGACCGTGAAAGCGTTCCGCGAGGCGCTGGACAGCTACCGCTTCGATATCGCTGCGGGCATCCTGTACGAATTCACCTGGAACCAGTTCTGCGACTGGTATCTGGAGCTGGCGAAGCCGGTGATGAACGGCGGAACCGAGGCGGAGCTGCGCGGCACGCGCAACACGCTGATTACCGTTCTGGAAGGTCTGCTGCGCCTGGCGCATCCGGTCATTCCATTCATCACCGAAACCATCTGGCAGCGCGTGAAGGTGATTGCAGGCATCAGCGCCGATACCATCATGCTGCAGCCGTTCCCGGAATTCGATGCGGCTAAGGTTGATGAAGCGGCTTCCGCGGATACCGAGTGGCTGAAACAGGCTATCGTTGCGGTACGTAACATCCGTGCTGAAATGAACATCGCCCCTGGCAAACCGCTGGAGCTGCTGCTTCGCGGGTGCAGCGAAGCGGCTGTTCGTCGCGTCAGCGAGAACAACACCTTCCTGAAAACCATGGCGCGTCTGGAAAGCATCACCGTGCTGCCTGCGGATGACAAAGGTCCGGTTTCCGTGACTAAAATCATCGACGGCGCCGAGCTGCTGATCCCGATGGCAGGCCTGATCGACAAGGACGCCGAGCTGGCGCGTCTGGCGAAAGAAGTGGCGAAAGTCGACGTGGAAATTGGCAAAATCGAAAGCAAGCTGGCGAACGAAGGCTTTGTCGCCCGCGCGCCGGAGGCGGTCATCGCCAAAGAGCGTGAGCGTCTGGTTGCTTTCGCCGATGCGAAGACCAAGCTGATTGAGCAGCAGGCGGTTATCGCGGCGCTGTAA